From Romeriopsis navalis LEGE 11480:
CAACTGGCGGCGCAGCCCGTCAGTCATCTGTGGGGCAGCGTTCGGGAAGGTATTCAGGGCTTATTTCACCATCTATATCTGACCAAAACATTCCGCTACTGGATACTCAAACCCGAACCCAAACTCGAACAACTCGTTAATCCTTTAGACCGATCGGGCAATTCCTTGCCCGACCAGCTTGGCCAAGACGACAAAGCATTGAAGCAGCGCGTCGATCGCTACCGAAATAACCTTCAACAACTGGCCAATATTACCGGCAACAGCAAGATTCCCTTGGTCGTCAGCCTCACCCCAGAACTCCATCAGCGTCAGACCGACAAGCAAAGCGAGGCCGAGAAACGACGGTTTGAGGCCCTGGGAAAAACCTACCAAGAACGGGTGAAAACCGGATATACAGCGCTGGACCAAGCCGTAAAACAAGTCAAAAGTAAACGCCGCAATTTGATCATCGTGCCCTTGAGCAAAACCATCAATCAATTTGACGGCGAAGTTTTCCAAGACACAATCCATCTCACCGACGAAGCCCAGACGGCGGTTAGCAATCGGCTGTATCAAACGATCGCCCCAATGCTGCTGGTCAAGCCCAAACCCTTTGGCAGTTAGCATTTGCCAGCACAATGAACTGGCAGTGTCCCCAGCGCCATAAATCACAAAGCGCTGCCCAGAAATTGCTTGGGCAGCGCTTTGTCAAAGTAATCAAAATAAGTCGGCGCAATCAGATTTCCATCCAACGCCATTGCGTCCCTACTGGAAGCAAACAATCCGGGCAAAACTATCCGGCTTCAGACTCGCACCGCCGACTAAAGCACCGTCAATTTCCGGCTGGGCCATAATTTCATCCACATTACCAGGATTCACGGATCCGCCATACTGAATTGTCACATCCGCATTCGTCAATTTGCCTCTGATCAAACCAATCACGCGGTTGGCTTCATCCGAAGCGCAGGTATCACCAGTGCCGATCGCCCAAATCGGCTCATAGGCAATTACCAACTGGGATTGATCAACGCCCACCAACCCTTCTTTGAGCTGCTGGAAAATCACCGCTTCCGTTTCATTCGCATCACGCTGCTGCTTGGTTTCACCGACGCACAGAATCGGCGTTAGTCCCGCTTTTTGGGCGGCCCGCAGGCGGAAATTCACAGTCTCATTCGTTTCACCAAAATACTGTCGCCGCTCACTATGGCCCACCACCACATAGCGCACTCCCACTTCATTCAGCATTGCCGCCGAAATCTCGCCCGTGTAAGCGCCCGTTTCTTCCCAGTGAACGTTTTGTGCGCCTAACTGGATTGCGCTACCGTGCAAGTTCTTCGAGAGAATGGCCAAGTCAGTGAAAGGGACACACAACACAATTCCCCGATCGTCTGGAGCGTCGTCGATCGCCGGTTTGAACTGCGCCACAAACTCCAGGGTCTCGGCCTGGGTTTTGTGCATTTTCCAGTTGCCTGCAAGGATAATCTTTCGCACGAGTAGACTCAATTTGTACAAGACTGCAATTTTGCCACCCTATAGTGTATGCCTTTGCGGGACGATCAGCGCGAGTTTTCGTCATGAACCATCGCCGATGGGGGATTTTTCA
This genomic window contains:
- the tpiA gene encoding triose-phosphate isomerase, whose protein sequence is MRKIILAGNWKMHKTQAETLEFVAQFKPAIDDAPDDRGIVLCVPFTDLAILSKNLHGSAIQLGAQNVHWEETGAYTGEISAAMLNEVGVRYVVVGHSERRQYFGETNETVNFRLRAAQKAGLTPILCVGETKQQRDANETEAVIFQQLKEGLVGVDQSQLVIAYEPIWAIGTGDTCASDEANRVIGLIRGKLTNADVTIQYGGSVNPGNVDEIMAQPEIDGALVGGASLKPDSFARIVCFQ